The Arenicella xantha genome contains the following window.
TTAACAAGCTTAAAAACTTACATTCACTGCGTTCATTCGGACGCGCAAAAAACGCGCGCCCGTTTTAAGGGCGTTAGTAGTGTATGAACTTATACAATAAGAAAACGCTGGCAGTTTTTTTGGCATTAAGCTTTATTACTGTAGGCATATTGGTTTCATATCTAGGTTATATAAACTACTTAAACCCTGGTGAGGTTCATTGTGGTGTTACAAAATCTTCGGGTGCTTCCTGCGGTACAAAATTTGGCTTTGTAATGACTGTCGTTTTCGTAATAGAAGCCTTAGGTTTAAATTATATTTGGTCTAAATTTCAAGGTTACTAATCAAATACTGTGGCTATAAAAACTACTAACAAGTTGTCAAAGTTCACTCCGCTGCAAACAGAGCAGCTCCGCGGGACGGCCGCTTCGCGCCGCCCCTTGGCAAGGCGTTATGAGTATCAATGGGGTTCGTATGATTGAAAGAGTGCAAGGTGCGTATGCTGGAAGAAATAAATCGTCTGCTTATAAAGACCTAATTTGGACAGTTGCTACATCATCTGACACCTCACTTGATCTAGAAGGTCAAACTAAGCTAACGTTGGAGACCATTGCGAAAAACCTCGAAGAACTTGGATCTAATAAGTTTAGAATTCTTTCGGCTCAGGTTTATATTGCAAATATGCAACATAAGCCAATCATGGATAATGTGTGGAAAAAATGGTTAGGTGAAAATCCTCAAAACTGGCCTCAGAGGGCATGTTTAGGTGTTCAGCTTGAAGGCTCTGTATTAATTGAA
Protein-coding sequences here:
- a CDS encoding Rid family hydrolase; amino-acid sequence: MIERVQGAYAGRNKSSAYKDLIWTVATSSDTSLDLEGQTKLTLETIAKNLEELGSNKFRILSAQVYIANMQHKPIMDNVWKKWLGENPQNWPQRACLGVQLEGSVLIEITVVAARV